From the genome of Hymenobacter cellulosilyticus, one region includes:
- a CDS encoding helix-turn-helix domain-containing protein, with product MSKPQTLEDFYRQKIHWLPDNLKQDIGHFNVFRLDDFVGPSACHLPYSRKDFYKITLVTGRSNYHFADKTVEIRGNALLFANPLVPYDWEPLDDNQSGYFCIFTEAFLQRYQLAGALELPLFRPGGQPLYSLTDAQREAAAQLFAKMAAEIDSDYAYKYDLLRNYVFELIHSALKLQPATTLYKDSNAATRIASLFTELLERQFPIETPGQQVRLRTANAFAGQLAVHVNHLNRALKEVTGKTTTQLIAARLTQEAHALLRHTSWNVSEISYSLGFEEPAHFNNFFRKQAGTTPTAVRSV from the coding sequence ATGTCCAAGCCGCAGACGCTCGAAGATTTTTACCGGCAGAAAATTCACTGGCTGCCCGACAACCTCAAGCAGGATATCGGCCATTTCAACGTGTTTCGCCTCGACGACTTTGTGGGGCCCTCGGCCTGCCACCTGCCCTACAGCCGCAAGGACTTTTACAAGATAACGCTCGTTACGGGCCGCAGCAACTACCATTTCGCCGATAAGACGGTTGAAATTCGCGGCAACGCCCTGCTGTTTGCCAACCCCCTGGTGCCCTACGACTGGGAGCCGCTCGACGACAACCAATCGGGCTACTTCTGCATTTTTACCGAGGCCTTTTTGCAGCGCTACCAGCTGGCCGGCGCCCTGGAGCTGCCGCTGTTCCGGCCTGGCGGGCAGCCGCTCTACTCCCTCACCGACGCCCAGCGCGAGGCCGCGGCTCAGCTGTTTGCCAAGATGGCCGCGGAAATAGACTCGGACTACGCCTATAAGTACGACCTGCTACGCAACTACGTCTTCGAGCTGATTCACAGCGCCCTGAAGCTGCAGCCCGCCACCACGCTCTACAAGGACAGCAACGCCGCCACCCGCATTGCCTCCCTGTTCACGGAGCTGCTGGAGCGGCAGTTCCCGATTGAAACGCCCGGCCAGCAGGTGCGCCTGCGCACGGCCAATGCCTTTGCCGGGCAGTTGGCCGTGCACGTCAACCACCTGAACCGGGCCCTGAAGGAAGTAACCGGCAAAACCACTACTCAGTTGATTGCCGCCCGCCTCACGCAGGAAGCGCACGCCCTGCTGCGCCACACGAGTTGGAACGTGTCGGAAATCAGCTACAGCCTGGGCTTCGAGGAACCGGCCCACTTCAACAACTTTTTCCGCAAGCAGGCCGGCACCACGCCCACGGCCGTGCGCTCTGTTTGA